Proteins encoded together in one Chitinophaga varians window:
- a CDS encoding TolB family protein, translating to MKKVLIWLAPLLIAASFSCKKSDGNNGVGGTGKGTGSIYFHDTNEGIFKMDVRTGKKTQVLPYDVSRYYWDVSRDGKKILETSDPDDPNNRNYDLYKIRDANSGAVLSSFKWYSGYANATRPIFSPDGAMIAITAPYNGKIFIVDTQGNALYNIYATSGSFTGNLQWMPDNTLLFTINKTLYRSNTTFSDFRRIASFNNFNMISQLAANNAGTSLVFMGAMPGDDNAHLWMINADGSGLKQITQGNETEGAPAFSPDGALLAFGSDLIQSVGVPWTIGGSGQGIALGSSVWGISIMPADGNAYNVENNNAVFHFPQQGKRNNRVPADSDPMEWR from the coding sequence ATGAAAAAAGTTCTTATTTGGTTAGCACCCCTTTTGATAGCGGCCTCCTTTTCCTGTAAAAAAAGTGATGGCAATAATGGCGTCGGCGGTACCGGTAAAGGCACCGGAAGTATCTATTTCCACGACACCAATGAAGGAATATTTAAAATGGATGTAAGAACAGGTAAGAAAACCCAGGTACTTCCCTATGATGTGAGCCGGTATTATTGGGATGTTAGTCGCGATGGGAAAAAAATACTGGAAACATCTGATCCGGACGATCCCAATAACCGGAACTACGATTTATACAAAATTAGAGACGCTAATAGTGGCGCCGTACTCTCCTCTTTCAAATGGTACAGCGGCTACGCCAATGCTACCCGTCCCATCTTTTCTCCTGATGGCGCTATGATTGCCATTACAGCTCCTTACAATGGGAAAATATTTATCGTAGATACCCAGGGAAACGCCCTGTACAACATATACGCCACCTCCGGGAGTTTCACCGGCAATCTGCAGTGGATGCCTGATAATACATTGCTCTTCACTATTAACAAAACCCTGTACAGGAGCAACACCACCTTTTCCGACTTTCGCAGGATTGCCTCTTTCAATAATTTCAATATGATTAGCCAACTGGCAGCGAACAATGCGGGTACCAGCCTGGTATTTATGGGCGCTATGCCCGGCGACGACAATGCCCATCTCTGGATGATCAACGCCGATGGCTCCGGGCTGAAGCAGATTACCCAGGGTAATGAAACAGAAGGCGCTCCCGCCTTTTCACCCGATGGCGCCTTGCTGGCTTTCGGCTCCGACCTGATACAATCCGTGGGAGTACCCTGGACCATCGGCGGCTCAGGACAGGGCATCGCACTGGGCAGCAGCGTATGGGGAATTTCTATTATGCCTGCCGACGGGAATGCCTATAATGTAGAAAACAATAATGCAGTATTTCACTTTCCGCAACAAGGAAAAAGAAACAACCGGGTGCCGGCAGACAGCGATCCTATGGAATGGCGATAG
- a CDS encoding tetratricopeptide repeat-containing sensor histidine kinase, translating into MYAVRGGILLLWTMLVSFEAIAQQRIMVDTARARALFMAGDSIAGSDTALALTYHQQGLRLAGDDPFYTGLGYFYLGRLYMDDDPQRGAAAFNKAISLLEKRETPLSWHYQSRAWANLGVIAQGESDDRKFTDIILNKAIPLAMKSGDSAAMARGYTNLAISFLNAGNHAKAILYSMQSIRIYQRNQAGEPRQIDNFTNLAKIYIEQQAYQQARNCLDSAHAYVMANPGSLYAPYYYSINAQYFINTNDFKQATFNIDEGLAATEKLNNRHYAQILLYQKARLMENLHHIAAARDILLKMYREYNFTAADRRQLYHDLSGLEAELSHPADAYQWLKKYVAISDSLNETTTRIQIAGLETKYNLAQKEKELLVIRGHAKTQQMIIWGVVLVLIPVLLFFIYFYKTKKLRAEQAVQSLQQQQRTALTQALLQGEEKERSRMARDLHDGLGGTLAAVKLNLTNALRDNPVAEMKKVIVQLDDSVSELRRIARNMMPEALLRSGLETAITDLCGSLSGENLQVDFSAINLRTDIPKPTQIIIYRIIQELLTNVIKHAEATEALVQCSQEGPVVYITVEDNGKGMDTAVAAGKRGIGLDNIQNRVEFLKGKMECRSSVGKGTIINIELHVDENK; encoded by the coding sequence ATGTACGCAGTAAGAGGTGGAATATTGTTACTATGGACGATGCTGGTATCGTTTGAAGCTATTGCGCAGCAACGCATCATGGTGGATACAGCCAGGGCACGGGCTCTATTTATGGCGGGAGACAGTATTGCCGGCAGTGATACCGCATTGGCGTTAACCTACCATCAGCAGGGGTTGCGATTGGCGGGAGATGACCCGTTCTATACCGGGTTGGGCTATTTTTACCTTGGTCGGTTGTACATGGATGATGACCCGCAGCGTGGCGCTGCTGCTTTTAATAAAGCCATTTCCTTGCTGGAGAAAAGAGAAACGCCTTTGTCGTGGCACTACCAAAGCCGTGCCTGGGCCAATCTGGGGGTGATTGCACAGGGCGAAAGTGATGACCGGAAATTTACAGACATCATCCTGAATAAAGCAATCCCCCTGGCCATGAAATCGGGTGACAGCGCTGCCATGGCCAGAGGATATACGAACCTGGCCATTTCTTTTCTGAATGCGGGTAATCATGCAAAAGCCATCCTCTATAGCATGCAATCAATTCGTATCTATCAGCGCAACCAGGCAGGCGAGCCCCGGCAGATTGATAATTTTACCAATCTTGCTAAAATTTATATTGAGCAACAGGCATATCAGCAGGCCCGGAACTGCCTGGATAGCGCCCATGCTTATGTGATGGCTAATCCTGGATCACTGTATGCCCCTTATTATTACAGTATCAATGCCCAGTATTTTATCAATACAAATGATTTTAAACAGGCAACATTTAATATCGATGAAGGGCTGGCAGCTACGGAGAAATTGAACAACCGTCATTATGCCCAGATACTGCTTTATCAGAAAGCCCGGCTGATGGAAAACTTGCACCATATCGCCGCAGCAAGGGATATTTTATTGAAGATGTACCGGGAATATAACTTTACTGCGGCAGACCGGCGACAGCTCTATCATGATCTCTCCGGGTTGGAGGCGGAATTGAGCCACCCGGCGGATGCCTATCAATGGTTGAAAAAGTATGTGGCTATTTCAGACAGCCTGAATGAAACCACCACCAGAATACAGATAGCGGGATTGGAAACAAAGTATAATCTGGCACAAAAGGAAAAGGAACTACTGGTGATCCGTGGCCATGCCAAAACACAACAAATGATTATCTGGGGTGTTGTGCTTGTACTGATACCTGTTTTGCTGTTTTTTATATATTTCTATAAGACAAAAAAATTAAGGGCCGAACAGGCGGTACAATCCCTGCAACAGCAGCAGCGCACGGCTTTAACCCAGGCCTTGCTGCAGGGAGAAGAAAAAGAGCGTTCCAGGATGGCCCGCGATCTGCATGATGGTTTGGGGGGAACACTGGCAGCGGTAAAATTGAACCTTACGAATGCTTTGCGGGACAACCCTGTCGCCGAAATGAAGAAGGTGATTGTACAGCTGGATGATTCAGTGTCGGAGTTACGGCGTATTGCCCGTAACATGATGCCGGAGGCACTCCTTCGCTCAGGGCTGGAAACTGCTATCACAGACCTCTGTGGGTCTTTGTCCGGCGAAAACCTGCAGGTCGATTTTAGTGCTATCAACCTCCGTACGGATATCCCAAAGCCAACCCAAATCATCATTTATCGCATCATCCAAGAGCTGCTGACCAATGTAATCAAACATGCCGAAGCCACTGAGGCGCTAGTGCAATGCAGCCAAGAGGGGCCTGTCGTTTATATTACGGTGGAGGACAATGGCAAAGGGATGGATACGGCAGTAGCCGCCGGCAAGCGGGGTATTGGCCTGGACAATATCCAAAACCGGGTGGAATTTTTGAAAGGTAAAATGGAATGTAGGTCGTCGGTAGGCAAAGGCACCATTATCAATATTGAATTACATGTAGATGAAAACAAGTAG
- a CDS encoding response regulator, giving the protein MKTSSISVIIVEDHVIVAEGLNSILSRTEGIQLTGVFPGAEEALLFLEKQDTDLVLLDISLPAMSGHDFCRLVKSKYADIKVIALTNHTEKSVILEMLDSGADGYLLKNISRQELVEAIFQVIDNRFTMHPALQQIIFSPGHSRKSYPRLTTREREILQLVGTGITTHAIADQLSISTQTVDTHRRNLMQKFNVGNAAALIKKAVEAGLL; this is encoded by the coding sequence ATGAAAACAAGTAGTATTTCGGTAATTATTGTGGAGGATCATGTCATTGTTGCGGAAGGACTCAACAGTATTTTAAGCAGAACTGAAGGCATACAGTTAACCGGCGTCTTTCCCGGTGCGGAAGAAGCGTTGCTGTTCCTGGAGAAACAGGATACGGACCTTGTACTATTGGACATCAGTTTGCCGGCAATGTCGGGACATGACTTTTGTCGTCTCGTAAAAAGTAAATATGCCGATATCAAAGTCATTGCCCTTACCAATCACACCGAAAAAAGTGTGATACTGGAAATGCTGGACAGCGGGGCTGACGGCTACCTGCTAAAGAATATATCCAGGCAGGAACTGGTGGAAGCCATCTTCCAGGTGATAGACAACCGTTTCACTATGCATCCGGCGCTGCAACAAATTATTTTTTCACCAGGTCATTCCCGTAAATCGTATCCCCGGCTCACTACCCGGGAGCGTGAAATATTACAATTGGTGGGCACAGGTATCACTACCCATGCTATTGCTGATCAACTGAGCATCAGTACCCAAACGGTAGATACGCACCGGAGGAATTTAATGCAGAAATTCAACGTGGGCAATGCTGCGGCACTGATTAAGAAAGCCGTAGAAGCGGGCCTCTTGTAG
- a CDS encoding helix-turn-helix domain-containing protein: protein MNHYRQYYPSMQLADFIECYWVLHAPARTMDVPDRLIPGGRVELIFNFGLPADWLITADNPQGIRQHGPVIMGQRNQIFYVKGKGETSILGVRFKPGGMTAFTNMPMADLLNTLLPAELLLGKAVKGLETQLSDYSTDDKRIQLLDTLLKTELKNTPTDLQVVNHSIDILRNTPDDISIDTICRQTGWYYKKLERVFLKNVGYTPKHYHRVLRFNKAVRYMRTTQTLTDVCHVCNYFDQAHFIREFRLFTGTTPSQFKKENNRVADFLIKHQPV, encoded by the coding sequence ATGAACCATTACCGGCAATATTATCCATCCATGCAACTGGCGGACTTTATAGAATGCTACTGGGTGCTACATGCACCGGCCAGGACCATGGATGTACCTGACCGCTTAATACCCGGAGGCCGTGTGGAGTTAATCTTTAATTTTGGTTTGCCGGCAGATTGGTTGATCACTGCTGACAATCCGCAGGGTATCCGTCAGCATGGGCCGGTAATTATGGGACAGCGCAACCAGATTTTTTATGTAAAAGGTAAGGGAGAAACCAGCATACTAGGCGTTCGTTTTAAGCCAGGAGGCATGACAGCATTTACCAATATGCCAATGGCTGATTTATTAAATACCCTGTTACCGGCGGAGCTGCTATTGGGAAAAGCAGTAAAAGGACTGGAAACCCAGTTGTCAGACTATTCGACTGATGATAAGCGGATACAACTACTGGATACTTTACTGAAAACCGAACTAAAAAATACACCAACGGACCTGCAGGTGGTTAACCATTCCATAGACATACTGCGAAACACCCCGGATGATATATCCATTGACACTATCTGCCGGCAAACAGGTTGGTACTATAAAAAACTGGAGCGGGTTTTCCTGAAGAATGTCGGCTATACCCCTAAGCATTACCATAGAGTATTGCGTTTCAATAAGGCGGTCAGGTATATGCGAACTACCCAAACCTTAACGGATGTCTGTCATGTATGCAATTACTTTGACCAGGCGCATTTTATTCGTGAGTTCCGGTTGTTTACCGGCACTACTCCCAGTCAGTTTAAAAAGGAGAATAACAGAGTAGCGGATTTTCTCATAAAGCACCAACCTGTCTAA
- a CDS encoding nitrilase-related carbon-nitrogen hydrolase: MSDLKPVSKALLAAGVLFAGICWYLSFSLSAHIWWLLWVAPVPILYFSLRVNSKWAFLIAFTGYLIGRLSWLPYLQSVMPLPLAVMFTLLFPLIFALQVIAARKLTLTYRHWSAVFVLPVLVTTMEYISFLTSRDGTAGSIAYTQCDFLPVVQVAALTGIQGITFLVTFFPTAVALIIYRYQRNQSIRTLSLVTLSILSAVIVWGVVRLNHMSPATQSLRIGMVTIDKQAYHQQDTKGEDRDMYLANLYLRRVGELVKQGAKMVVFPEKMFTVRDNRRAGFIRQFKDTAIAHQIGIVACVTLQKGDYYENRAWVIGEDGTLLADYQKVHLFAGELLDSLKPGKEPGLFLRNGGTEGVAICKDMDFQQDISRYGSSNCNVLYVPAWDFERDGWLHSRMAIMRCVEGGYGMARNARHGRLTINDYCGRVLYEANSDNGTPALLSGNVNIQHHATLYNKWGDWFSLLNAIAALVSLLLLGYPIARSER, from the coding sequence ATGTCGGACTTAAAACCGGTTTCGAAAGCACTGTTAGCCGCAGGAGTGCTTTTTGCGGGAATTTGCTGGTATTTATCCTTTAGCCTGTCTGCACACATTTGGTGGTTATTATGGGTGGCGCCGGTTCCTATACTGTATTTTTCTTTACGAGTTAACAGCAAATGGGCATTTTTAATCGCTTTTACGGGTTACTTAATAGGTAGGCTTAGCTGGCTGCCTTATTTACAAAGTGTTATGCCGTTACCCCTGGCGGTTATGTTTACCCTGCTATTTCCGCTGATTTTTGCCTTACAGGTGATTGCTGCAAGAAAACTAACGCTCACCTATCGGCATTGGTCCGCTGTATTTGTGCTCCCTGTTTTGGTTACCACGATGGAATATATCTCCTTCCTTACCAGCAGGGATGGAACGGCGGGCAGTATTGCCTATACGCAATGCGATTTTTTACCAGTAGTACAGGTAGCTGCTTTGACAGGCATACAAGGGATCACCTTCCTTGTTACTTTTTTCCCGACAGCGGTCGCGCTCATTATCTATCGGTATCAGCGAAACCAGTCTATCCGGACACTTTCCCTGGTAACCTTGAGTATTCTTTCAGCGGTAATCGTGTGGGGAGTGGTGCGTTTGAATCACATGTCTCCTGCTACTCAATCATTACGGATAGGTATGGTTACCATTGATAAACAGGCCTATCACCAGCAGGATACAAAAGGAGAAGACAGAGATATGTACCTGGCCAACCTCTACCTGCGCCGCGTAGGGGAATTAGTAAAGCAGGGGGCAAAGATGGTGGTGTTTCCTGAAAAAATGTTTACCGTAAGAGACAATCGCCGGGCGGGTTTTATCCGGCAGTTTAAAGATACGGCCATAGCACATCAAATAGGCATCGTAGCCTGTGTGACACTGCAAAAAGGAGACTATTACGAAAACAGGGCCTGGGTGATCGGGGAGGATGGAACTTTGCTGGCAGATTATCAAAAAGTACATCTATTTGCAGGAGAACTCCTGGACAGCCTGAAACCAGGAAAGGAACCCGGTTTGTTTCTCAGGAACGGTGGCACAGAAGGGGTGGCTATTTGTAAAGACATGGATTTTCAGCAAGATATCAGCAGGTACGGCAGCTCAAACTGTAATGTTTTATATGTGCCGGCCTGGGACTTTGAGCGGGATGGCTGGCTGCACAGCCGGATGGCAATAATGAGATGCGTGGAAGGCGGTTATGGCATGGCGAGAAATGCCAGGCACGGCAGACTGACTATCAATGACTACTGCGGCAGGGTTTTGTATGAAGCCAATAGCGACAATGGCACGCCCGCCTTGTTGTCAGGCAATGTTAATATCCAGCATCATGCCACATTGTACAACAAATGGGGGGATTGGTTCAGTTTACTAAACGCCATTGCAGCCCTGGTAAGCCTTCTATTGTTGGGTTATCCAATTGCCAGATCAGAGAGATAG
- a CDS encoding DUF3667 domain-containing protein translates to MDSHYIIHEVQHVLHFEKGILYTIRELLVRPGINIRRFLTEDRSRLVKPVLFLVICSLLYTLVTHFFHIEHDHYVDGSIRHETFAALTTWIEGHYGYANIIMGLFIGAWLKLFMRKSAYNYYEVLIMLCFVIGTGMLIYTLFAMVQGISGKNMKLTSEVVSLLYSMWAIGQILGGKKIKGYVLSLVGYILGMGSFWLAVELLAWTIDRFND, encoded by the coding sequence GTGGATAGCCATTATATCATTCATGAGGTGCAGCACGTGCTGCATTTTGAGAAGGGAATATTGTATACGATCAGAGAGCTGTTGGTCCGCCCCGGAATAAATATCAGGAGGTTCCTTACAGAAGACAGGAGCCGGCTGGTGAAACCAGTCCTTTTCCTTGTCATATGTTCGCTGCTGTATACGCTGGTTACCCATTTCTTTCATATCGAGCATGACCATTACGTAGACGGGTCTATACGGCACGAAACCTTTGCAGCCCTTACCACATGGATAGAAGGGCATTACGGCTATGCCAATATCATCATGGGCCTTTTTATCGGCGCCTGGCTGAAATTGTTTATGCGCAAAAGCGCGTACAATTATTATGAGGTATTAATCATGTTATGTTTCGTGATTGGCACGGGGATGTTGATATATACGTTGTTTGCAATGGTGCAGGGAATCAGCGGAAAAAATATGAAGCTGACATCGGAAGTGGTATCGCTGTTATACAGCATGTGGGCTATTGGCCAGATATTGGGTGGAAAGAAGATAAAGGGATATGTTTTGTCACTGGTGGGTTATATATTAGGCATGGGATCGTTCTGGTTAGCAGTAGAATTATTGGCGTGGACAATAGATAGGTTCAATGACTGA
- a CDS encoding EthD family reductase, with the protein MKFKLILSFLLLTTCFAAFSQAKPSEKSKTHNMTANEKGLIKVSILYPYAEGKTFNMEYYETKHMPMVAGFLGANLVKYTIEKGLSAGAPDQPLPFMAIGTFYVKSLSEYRAAIAPNIDAIRADFANYTNAIPEIFVSEVVK; encoded by the coding sequence ATGAAGTTTAAACTTATTCTATCATTTTTGCTTTTGACCACTTGTTTTGCAGCATTTAGCCAGGCAAAGCCATCTGAGAAATCTAAAACCCACAACATGACTGCTAATGAAAAAGGCCTGATTAAGGTGTCCATCCTGTACCCTTATGCTGAAGGTAAAACCTTTAATATGGAGTACTATGAAACTAAGCACATGCCCATGGTAGCGGGTTTTTTAGGGGCAAATCTGGTTAAATACACTATTGAAAAGGGACTTTCCGCCGGTGCTCCTGACCAGCCATTACCTTTTATGGCCATTGGTACTTTTTATGTAAAAAGTTTAAGTGAGTATCGGGCGGCTATTGCTCCAAATATAGATGCGATCCGTGCGGATTTTGCCAACTATACCAATGCCATTCCTGAGATTTTTGTGAGTGAAGTGGTAAAATAA
- a CDS encoding alpha/beta hydrolase family protein, with translation MKYFAVAFLMIVIGCSQEKKTSVSYDAGVTFVHTSDTSRIFKPGTDVTDALHHRPIDLDIWYPAYHAEADTQLLVRDLFRLLETRANYYSGSKVGDGISGQFAQFFCTTFKCADSTSLLRFKTNSFKNAAAASGRFPIVVYMTAFNGMSYENFSMFESLAQKGFIVVSISSIGRFPGDMTTKKEDLMEQVYDAVAAVKELKKNPNADTNSIAIVGYSWGGLSGAILAGKLPKVKCMVSLEGSEFHHYGNEDMDFEAIKNSDDFKNLQFSIPYLRMESSPSNGSGKKDSVYDFVSDHVKEAHIFTIDSIQHEDFDCFSLVVKKAGNCPVNQRYHSALQLTVGFLETELKGKDNFLPAVDALMNKTIRKK, from the coding sequence ATGAAATATTTTGCTGTAGCTTTTTTGATGATAGTAATTGGCTGTTCACAAGAAAAGAAGACATCGGTGTCTTATGATGCCGGGGTTACGTTTGTTCATACCAGCGATACATCAAGAATATTTAAGCCAGGAACTGATGTAACAGACGCTCTGCATCACAGGCCCATCGATTTGGATATCTGGTATCCTGCATATCACGCTGAGGCAGATACGCAACTCCTGGTCAGAGACTTATTTAGGTTGCTGGAAACCAGGGCAAATTATTATTCCGGGTCTAAAGTCGGTGACGGAATATCCGGCCAGTTCGCTCAGTTTTTCTGTACTACATTTAAGTGTGCTGATTCAACAAGTCTTCTCCGGTTCAAAACCAATAGTTTCAAAAATGCTGCAGCCGCCTCGGGGAGGTTTCCTATAGTGGTCTACATGACCGCTTTTAATGGAATGAGCTATGAGAATTTTTCAATGTTTGAATCTTTGGCCCAAAAGGGGTTTATTGTAGTGTCAATAAGTTCAATTGGCCGTTTCCCCGGTGATATGACTACAAAAAAAGAAGATCTGATGGAGCAGGTCTATGATGCCGTAGCAGCGGTAAAGGAACTGAAAAAAAATCCCAATGCCGATACCAACAGCATTGCCATAGTCGGTTATAGCTGGGGTGGGCTGTCAGGCGCAATTTTAGCAGGAAAACTGCCGAAGGTGAAGTGCATGGTTTCTCTGGAAGGATCGGAGTTTCATCACTATGGAAATGAGGATATGGACTTTGAAGCGATAAAAAATAGTGATGATTTTAAAAACCTTCAATTTTCCATTCCGTATTTAAGGATGGAAAGCTCGCCGTCAAATGGGTCTGGGAAAAAGGATTCAGTTTATGATTTTGTGTCAGACCATGTTAAAGAAGCTCATATTTTCACGATTGACTCTATCCAACATGAGGATTTTGATTGTTTTTCCCTGGTTGTAAAAAAGGCGGGCAATTGCCCTGTTAATCAGCGTTATCATTCAGCTTTACAGTTAACAGTCGGTTTTTTAGAGACCGAACTGAAAGGGAAAGATAATTTCCTTCCTGCCGTTGATGCGCTGATGAATAAAACGATAAGGAAAAAGTAA
- a CDS encoding sialidase family protein — MKICTFVLLYLLAGVFPARGQSHWRIVKQELLFKDPPFNNCHASTLAEDAGGGLHIACFGGTHEGAKDVVIWEGLIPAHGSVSPGVVATGILHDTVRYPCWNPVLLPLKNKLVLFYKIGPNPREWWGMMKTSADNGRSWSAATRLPDNVIGPVKNKALVLGDKVLCPSSVEEEGGHWRIQIEQTDVHFRHWKIIPIDTGSALDVIQPSILRYDKGKLQLLCRSKQGKVVQSWSADNGATWSSLSETSLPNPNSGTDAVTLKSGLQLIVYNPDLPGKDWFNGRSRLRVAASRDGVQWKDILVLEDGTTEEFSYPAIIQTRDGQVHITYTYDRKNIKHVVLQEQ; from the coding sequence ATGAAAATATGCACATTCGTTTTATTATATCTGCTTGCAGGAGTTTTTCCGGCAAGGGGGCAGTCCCACTGGCGTATAGTGAAGCAGGAGTTACTCTTTAAGGACCCTCCTTTTAATAACTGTCACGCTTCTACGCTTGCGGAAGATGCCGGCGGGGGCCTGCATATCGCCTGCTTCGGAGGAACGCACGAAGGCGCGAAGGACGTGGTGATCTGGGAAGGGTTAATCCCGGCACATGGCAGTGTTTCTCCAGGCGTTGTAGCTACCGGCATTTTACACGATACGGTCCGTTATCCGTGCTGGAATCCGGTTTTGCTGCCGTTGAAGAACAAGCTGGTGCTATTTTACAAGATAGGGCCCAATCCACGCGAATGGTGGGGAATGATGAAAACGTCAGCGGACAACGGCCGTAGCTGGTCGGCCGCTACACGCCTGCCTGACAACGTAATCGGGCCCGTGAAAAACAAGGCTTTGGTATTGGGAGATAAGGTGCTATGCCCGTCCAGTGTGGAAGAGGAAGGAGGCCACTGGAGAATCCAGATAGAACAGACAGATGTTCATTTTCGCCACTGGAAGATCATCCCCATAGATACCGGTTCTGCACTGGATGTGATACAGCCGAGCATACTGCGCTACGATAAAGGGAAGTTGCAGCTGCTGTGCAGGAGTAAACAAGGAAAGGTTGTACAATCATGGTCAGCAGATAATGGAGCCACCTGGTCATCTTTAAGCGAAACATCCCTGCCTAATCCCAACTCAGGCACGGATGCGGTGACATTAAAAAGTGGCTTGCAACTGATTGTCTATAATCCTGACCTGCCGGGCAAGGATTGGTTTAATGGCCGCTCCCGCCTGCGCGTGGCGGCTTCCCGCGACGGTGTGCAATGGAAAGATATCTTGGTACTGGAAGATGGGACCACTGAGGAATTCAGCTATCCAGCCATTATACAAACCCGCGATGGACAGGTGCATATTACCTATACCTACGACCGGAAAAATATCAAGCATGTGGTGCTGCAGGAGCAATAA
- a CDS encoding DUF4249 domain-containing protein — protein MKNILKYLVVVCVFFLLSCTKVIDVDLETAAPKLVIDASIDWIKGTTGHEQKIRLSTTTGYYSTTFPTVSGADIVITNSENAVFSFVENPGTGEYICSDFHPVIGETYALKVVLNAEVYTATETCIGVPDIENNIEQNDKGGFGGDEVEIKYTYQDNGNEANYYLHRILSPVSVYPDYKAKDDENSQGKMMQEYFSDKDLKAGDKINIRLYGISRRYYDYFRKLLAASGAGSGPFQATPGSVRGNIINQTHFENFAYGYFRLSEVDVKDYTVQ, from the coding sequence ATGAAAAATATTCTTAAATACCTGGTTGTTGTATGTGTATTTTTTCTGCTGTCCTGCACAAAGGTGATTGACGTGGATTTGGAGACAGCAGCGCCGAAACTGGTCATTGACGCGTCAATTGATTGGATAAAGGGTACGACAGGGCATGAGCAGAAAATCAGGCTCTCCACCACCACCGGATATTACAGTACAACATTTCCAACGGTGTCCGGAGCGGATATCGTTATTACAAATTCGGAAAATGCTGTCTTTAGTTTTGTAGAAAATCCCGGTACGGGAGAATATATCTGCTCCGATTTCCACCCGGTTATCGGGGAGACTTATGCATTAAAAGTAGTTTTAAATGCAGAAGTTTACACCGCCACTGAGACCTGTATTGGTGTTCCGGACATTGAAAATAATATCGAACAAAACGACAAAGGCGGATTCGGTGGTGATGAAGTGGAAATAAAATATACGTACCAGGATAATGGCAATGAGGCAAATTATTATCTGCACCGTATTCTGTCACCTGTATCAGTGTATCCGGACTACAAAGCGAAAGATGACGAAAACAGCCAGGGCAAAATGATGCAGGAATATTTCTCTGACAAGGACCTGAAGGCCGGAGATAAGATAAACATCCGGTTGTATGGCATCTCCAGGAGATACTATGATTATTTCAGGAAATTGTTGGCTGCGTCCGGGGCCGGCAGTGGCCCGTTTCAGGCAACGCCAGGGTCGGTGAGAGGAAATATCATCAACCAGACCCATTTCGAAAACTTTGCTTACGGATATTTCAGGTTATCGGAAGTGGACGTAAAAGATTATACGGTACAATAA